Proteins encoded together in one Vallitalea longa window:
- the queA gene encoding tRNA preQ1(34) S-adenosylmethionine ribosyltransferase-isomerase QueA — protein sequence MKRKDFDFELPQELIAQDPLKDRSSSRLLVLDKETGKIEHKIFKDILGYLNKGDCLVLNNTKVIPARLIGSREETHGKVEFLLLKRLEGDNWEVMVKPGRKAKPGDRIEFGNGLLKAEVLKVVEGGNRIARFEYEGIFEQVLDELGQMPLPPYITHQLEDKERYQTVYAKHRGSAAAPTAGLHFTPDLLKAVEEKGVKIAYVTLHVGLGTFRPVKVDDILDHTMHSEYYWIEQDEADKINETKKNGGRVIAVGTTSSRTLESVGDNDGHVKESKGWTDIFIYPGYKFKVVDTLITNFHLPESTLIMLVSALAGRENVLNAYKIAVEEKYRFFSFGDAMLIK from the coding sequence ATGAAACGTAAAGATTTTGATTTTGAGCTACCACAGGAACTGATTGCACAAGATCCTCTAAAAGATAGATCAAGTTCCAGATTACTAGTTCTTGATAAAGAAACAGGGAAAATAGAACACAAGATTTTTAAAGATATATTGGGTTATTTGAATAAAGGTGATTGTTTAGTATTGAACAATACAAAAGTTATTCCAGCTAGGCTAATTGGTAGTAGAGAAGAAACTCACGGGAAGGTTGAATTTTTACTATTAAAGAGATTAGAAGGGGATAATTGGGAAGTAATGGTAAAACCTGGACGAAAAGCTAAACCAGGTGATAGAATTGAATTTGGTAATGGATTATTGAAAGCAGAAGTACTTAAAGTGGTTGAAGGTGGAAATAGAATCGCTAGATTTGAATACGAAGGAATATTTGAGCAAGTACTTGATGAACTTGGACAGATGCCTCTTCCACCATATATAACTCACCAATTAGAAGATAAAGAAAGATATCAAACAGTTTATGCAAAACATAGAGGTTCTGCCGCAGCACCTACAGCAGGTCTGCATTTTACTCCAGATTTGTTGAAAGCAGTTGAAGAAAAAGGAGTAAAAATAGCTTATGTGACTTTACACGTTGGACTTGGAACTTTCAGACCAGTCAAAGTAGACGACATTCTAGATCATACAATGCATTCAGAATATTACTGGATAGAACAAGATGAAGCAGATAAAATTAATGAAACCAAGAAAAACGGTGGACGAGTTATAGCGGTTGGAACAACTAGTAGCCGAACTTTAGAGTCTGTAGGCGATAATGATGGTCATGTTAAAGAATCTAAAGGGTGGACGGATATATTCATATATCCAGGTTACAAATTTAAAGTTGTAGATACACTCATTACTAATTTCCATCTTCCTGAATCAACACTTATTATGTTGGTTTCTGCTCTTGCAGGTAGAGAAAATGTATTGAATGCTTATAAAATAGCTGTGGAGGAAAAATATAGATTCTTTAGTTTTGGAGATGCTATGCTTATAAAATAA
- a CDS encoding ABC transporter substrate-binding protein has translation MKRMFCLLLTLVIASSLFAGCKKDDTVTLNIYNWGDYIDEDVLNTFTEETGIKINYDKFDSNEIMYAKLKSGAQNYDVLFPSDYMIEKLIKEDMLLKIDFNNVPNYRYIEDNFKDLAYDPNNEYSIPYMWGTLGILYNKDFVKEPVDSWDILFDEKYAKNIVMQDSVRDTFAVALKKLKYSLNCIEENKLEEAKQLLINQKPLVSGYVNDQVKDKMVGNEAYLAVVYSGDAIFTKDLNSSLEYVVPKEGSNLWFDGVCIPNTSKHKKEAEMFINFLNRTDIALANVNFIGFSTPHTGVKEQLPNEVINDKAAYPLDEILERCEVFIDLGPEMTKIYNNKWTEIKSE, from the coding sequence ATGAAAAGAATGTTCTGCTTATTGTTAACTCTTGTAATCGCATCATCTTTATTTGCTGGTTGTAAAAAAGATGATACCGTTACCCTTAACATATACAATTGGGGAGATTATATCGACGAAGATGTATTAAATACATTTACTGAAGAAACAGGAATAAAAATTAATTATGATAAATTTGATTCTAATGAAATTATGTATGCTAAACTGAAATCAGGCGCACAGAATTATGACGTTCTATTTCCATCTGATTACATGATTGAAAAACTCATAAAAGAAGATATGTTGCTGAAAATTGATTTTAATAATGTACCTAATTATAGATATATTGAAGATAATTTCAAAGATTTGGCATATGACCCTAATAATGAATATTCCATTCCATACATGTGGGGAACTCTAGGTATATTGTACAATAAAGATTTTGTCAAAGAACCTGTTGACAGCTGGGATATCCTTTTTGATGAAAAATACGCTAAAAACATTGTTATGCAAGATAGTGTTCGTGATACTTTTGCAGTTGCATTGAAAAAATTAAAATACTCTCTTAATTGCATAGAAGAAAATAAGTTAGAAGAAGCTAAACAGTTACTCATCAACCAAAAGCCATTGGTCTCTGGTTATGTTAATGACCAAGTAAAAGATAAAATGGTTGGAAATGAAGCTTATTTGGCAGTAGTATATTCTGGTGATGCTATCTTCACTAAAGATCTTAATTCTTCATTAGAATATGTTGTTCCTAAGGAAGGTAGTAACCTCTGGTTTGATGGGGTATGCATACCTAATACTTCAAAACACAAAAAAGAAGCAGAAATGTTTATTAATTTTCTCAATAGAACTGATATTGCACTAGCTAATGTTAATTTTATTGGTTTTTCTACTCCACATACAGGTGTCAAAGAACAATTACCTAATGAAGTAATTAATGATAAAGCTGCTTATCCTTTGGATGAGATTCTAGAAAGATGTGAAGTTTTTATTGATCTAGGACCAGAGATGACCAAAATATATAATAACAAGTGGACTGAAATCAAATCAGAATAA
- a CDS encoding ABC transporter permease — MVRKSIEKIYMVMIFTFLYAPIVTLIIFSFNKNKSRAKWGGFSLKWYESMLSDPSIAKALYYTLIVALLSAIIATIVGTIAAIGISNMRGFYKKTVMNLTYLPVLNPDIVTGIALMLLFIFINLKLGFTSLLLAHITFNIPYVILCVLPKLKQLNKYTYEAALDLGATKSYALTKVILPEIMPGVITGFLLAFTLSLDDFVISYFTTGNGISNLSITIYTMTKRGVKPEINALSTVMFVTVLILLIIINKRIKTDKEAQPHKRI, encoded by the coding sequence ATGGTAAGAAAATCAATAGAAAAAATATATATGGTAATGATTTTTACTTTTCTATATGCACCTATCGTGACTCTAATAATATTCTCATTCAACAAGAATAAGTCTCGCGCAAAATGGGGAGGCTTCTCACTTAAATGGTATGAAAGTATGTTAAGTGATCCTTCCATCGCAAAAGCATTGTATTACACTCTAATAGTGGCTTTGCTATCAGCTATTATAGCTACTATAGTTGGAACAATTGCTGCAATCGGTATTAGCAACATGCGAGGATTCTATAAAAAAACTGTAATGAACCTTACTTATCTACCTGTTTTGAACCCTGACATTGTAACAGGTATAGCTTTGATGTTATTATTCATTTTCATTAATCTGAAACTAGGATTTACATCCTTATTACTGGCTCATATTACTTTTAATATACCATATGTTATATTATGTGTTCTACCAAAGTTAAAACAGCTTAATAAATATACATATGAAGCTGCTCTTGACCTTGGAGCAACCAAAAGCTATGCATTAACGAAAGTAATACTACCTGAAATAATGCCAGGTGTGATAACAGGTTTTTTATTAGCTTTCACTTTATCTCTAGACGATTTTGTTATAAGTTATTTTACGACAGGTAATGGAATATCCAATTTGTCCATAACCATCTATACAATGACTAAACGTGGTGTAAAACCAGAAATTAATGCTCTATCAACTGTTATGTTTGTTACCGTATTGATCTTACTGATAATCATTAACAAACGAATAAAAACAGACAAAGAAGCTCAGCCACATAAAAGAATTTAA
- a CDS encoding ABC transporter permease, whose translation MKKSYISTPYLIWIVLFTIIPLSMILYYGITINTDNGIVLSFDNIAKVFQPLYLKAMWRSIRLAGISTIICLLLAYPLALILSRKSTKKSTMIFIFILPMWMNFLLRTYAWLTILETNNGLLNSALRFIGLPTLNIINTPYAVVLGMVYNFLPFMVLPIYNTLIKIDKSLLEAASDLGANSKTAFAKVTLPLSIPGVMSGISMVFMPAVTSFVIPNLLGGGKVHLIGNIIEDQFIMNYDWRFGSSLSLILMIIILITMTILSRFDNDEKEVHLW comes from the coding sequence ATGAAAAAGAGTTATATATCCACCCCTTATCTTATATGGATAGTTTTATTTACTATTATTCCACTTAGCATGATTTTGTATTATGGAATAACTATCAATACTGATAACGGGATAGTTCTATCATTTGATAACATTGCCAAAGTATTTCAACCCTTATATCTGAAAGCAATGTGGCGCTCTATAAGGCTAGCAGGCATTAGCACTATAATATGTTTACTTCTTGCATATCCTTTAGCGCTTATACTTTCAAGAAAATCGACTAAAAAGAGTACTATGATATTTATTTTCATTTTACCTATGTGGATGAATTTTTTATTACGAACATATGCTTGGTTAACCATATTGGAAACTAATAATGGACTTCTTAATTCAGCATTAAGATTTATAGGTTTGCCAACCCTTAATATTATTAATACACCTTATGCTGTAGTTTTAGGAATGGTATACAATTTCCTACCCTTTATGGTTTTACCAATATACAACACACTTATCAAAATAGATAAGTCATTATTAGAAGCAGCTTCAGACCTTGGAGCTAATTCTAAAACCGCATTTGCAAAAGTAACCTTACCCCTTAGTATACCAGGTGTAATGAGTGGCATATCAATGGTATTTATGCCAGCTGTTACATCATTTGTTATCCCTAACCTCTTAGGCGGTGGCAAAGTACATCTTATAGGGAACATAATTGAAGATCAATTCATAATGAACTATGATTGGCGATTTGGCTCTTCATTATCGCTGATTCTTATGATTATAATATTGATTACTATGACAATACTATCTAGATTCGATAACGATGAGAAAGAGGTGCATTTATGGTAA
- the potA gene encoding spermidine/putrescine ABC transporter ATP-binding protein gives MSTIIDLLNISKSYGDNIVLDNINISLRKNEFLTLLGPSGCGKTTTLRIIGGFENPDVGKVVFEGKDITHIPPYKRNLNTVFQKYALFSHLNVFDNIAFGLKIKKMSKKEITVKVNSVLELINLKGFENRSIDSLSGGQQQRIAIARALANEPNVLLLDEPLGALDLKLRKDMQYELKRIQQELGITFIYVTHDQEEALTMSDTVVVMNNGLVQQVGTPENIYNEPANAFVADFIGESNLIDGIMLEDCLVKFLDKNIPCVDKGFATHEPVDVVIRPEDVEIAEIDTGLFNGVVTSSIFKGVHYEMNIQSRGYNWTVHNTKTYEIGSKVGINVIPFNIHIMKKLVEG, from the coding sequence ATGAGTACAATTATTGACTTATTAAATATATCAAAATCTTATGGTGATAATATTGTTCTTGATAATATTAATATATCACTTAGGAAAAATGAATTTCTTACTTTATTAGGTCCTAGTGGATGTGGTAAAACTACGACACTTCGTATTATTGGTGGATTTGAAAATCCTGATGTTGGAAAAGTTGTTTTTGAGGGAAAAGATATAACTCATATACCTCCCTATAAAAGAAATCTTAATACCGTTTTTCAGAAATATGCCCTTTTTTCACATCTGAATGTGTTTGATAATATTGCATTCGGATTAAAGATCAAGAAAATGTCAAAAAAAGAAATTACAGTGAAAGTGAATTCCGTTCTTGAACTAATTAATTTGAAAGGCTTTGAAAACAGATCAATAGATTCGTTAAGTGGCGGTCAACAGCAAAGAATAGCTATTGCTAGAGCTTTAGCTAATGAACCAAATGTCTTACTTTTGGATGAACCATTAGGAGCTCTTGACCTGAAACTTAGAAAAGATATGCAGTACGAATTGAAAAGAATACAGCAAGAATTAGGCATAACGTTCATCTATGTCACTCATGACCAAGAAGAAGCATTGACTATGTCTGATACTGTTGTAGTTATGAATAATGGACTAGTCCAACAAGTAGGTACTCCGGAAAATATCTATAACGAACCTGCCAATGCCTTTGTAGCTGATTTTATAGGTGAAAGTAATCTCATCGACGGAATCATGTTAGAAGACTGCTTAGTTAAATTTCTTGATAAGAATATACCTTGTGTAGATAAAGGTTTCGCAACCCATGAGCCTGTTGATGTAGTCATAAGACCTGAAGATGTTGAAATAGCAGAAATTGATACTGGTTTATTTAATGGTGTAGTAACTTCTTCTATATTCAAAGGTGTTCACTATGAAATGAATATCCAATCACGAGGATACAACTGGACTGTACATAATACTAAGACATATGAAATAGGAAGCAAAGTAGGTATTAACGTCATACCATTCAATATTCATATAATGAAAAAATTAGTGGAGGGATAA
- a CDS encoding helix-turn-helix domain-containing protein yields MKIGNKIKSLRVMHALTQEELADRAELSKGFISQVERDLTSPSIATLVDILQCLGTNLKDFFNDMEDEKITFKKEDYFEKIDTELNNEIKWIIPNAQKNTMEPIYLTLAPKGSTLPDNPHEGEEFGYVLKGSINIYIGSNVYKVKKGESFYFAASKKHYIVNSTNHSAELIWVSSPPSF; encoded by the coding sequence ATGAAAATTGGAAATAAGATAAAAAGTTTAAGAGTAATGCATGCACTAACTCAAGAAGAACTTGCTGACAGAGCAGAATTATCCAAAGGCTTTATTTCGCAAGTTGAAAGAGATCTAACATCTCCTTCTATAGCTACACTTGTTGACATTCTTCAATGTCTTGGTACTAATTTGAAAGATTTTTTTAATGATATGGAAGACGAAAAGATAACCTTCAAGAAAGAAGACTATTTTGAAAAAATAGATACTGAATTAAATAATGAAATAAAATGGATTATACCTAATGCCCAAAAAAATACAATGGAACCAATTTATTTAACACTTGCACCAAAAGGTTCTACACTACCTGATAATCCACATGAAGGCGAAGAATTTGGTTATGTTCTAAAAGGTAGCATTAATATTTATATTGGCAGCAATGTATACAAAGTCAAAAAAGGTGAATCCTTTTATTTTGCAGCAAGCAAAAAACATTATATTGTCAATTCAACTAATCATTCAGCAGAACTTATATGGGTAAGTTCTCCACCGAGTTTCTAA